A single Oryctolagus cuniculus chromosome 16, mOryCun1.1, whole genome shotgun sequence DNA region contains:
- the NDUFA4 gene encoding cytochrome c oxidase subunit NDUFA4 isoform X1, translating to MLRQIIGQAKKHPSLIPLFIFIGAGGTGAALYVMRLALFNPDVSWDRKNNPEPWNKLGPNDQYKVSYCCYRIVGKCVAINIYVVFFSGNWIYK from the exons ATGCTTCGCCAGATCATCGGTCAGGCTAAGAAGCACCCAAGC TTGATCCCCCTCTTCATATTTATTGGAGCAGGAGGTACTGGAGCTGCATTGTATGTCATGCGTCTGGCATTGTTCAATCCAGATGTCAG TTGGGACAGAAAGAATAACCCAGAACCCTGGAACAAACTGGGTCCCAATGATCAATACAAGGTAAGCTACTGTTGTTACAGAATTGTTGGAAAATGTGTGGCGATAAATATTTATGTGGTATTTTTCTCTGGAAATTGGATATATAAGTAA
- the NDUFA4 gene encoding cytochrome c oxidase subunit NDUFA4 isoform X2, translating into MLRQIIGQAKKHPSLIPLFIFIGAGGTGAALYVMRLALFNPDVSWDRKNNPEPWNKLGPNDQYKFYSVNVDYSKLKKEGPDF; encoded by the exons ATGCTTCGCCAGATCATCGGTCAGGCTAAGAAGCACCCAAGC TTGATCCCCCTCTTCATATTTATTGGAGCAGGAGGTACTGGAGCTGCATTGTATGTCATGCGTCTGGCATTGTTCAATCCAGATGTCAG TTGGGACAGAAAGAATAACCCAGAACCCTGGAACAAACTGGGTCCCAATGATCAATACAAG TTCTACTCAGTGAATGTGGATTACAGCAAACTGAAGAAAGAAGGTCCAGACTTCTAA